The sequence below is a genomic window from Lolium perenne isolate Kyuss_39 chromosome 7, Kyuss_2.0, whole genome shotgun sequence.
CCGAAATGGGAGGTAAATAAAAATCGAGGGCATATTTGGCATATTCCGTCTTAAATAAAATAGTAAACGACCAGTAATACCGTGGATATTTTAAAAAATAATAATTTATATATCTTTACTTTAGGGTGAATTACTATTGTAGATTTTTTTTCCAATAATTAGTACTCCATGCGTCCATAAATAAGTGACTCGACTTTTATCTGGATACGGTTGTATCTAGGCGTGTTTTCAGAAAatatctactccctccgtcccttaAAAAGTTTCTCAACTTTTTAtatatatgggtatatctataatTATATATATCCGTATATAGAAAATTTTGAACAACTTTTGTTTTGACAGAGGGGGTAGAAAAGGTTGAATCACTTAGACAGAGGAGTATCATAGATCATGTTGGGCTTATTCTACGAGTTCTCTGCGGCTCGCAGAATTTGGGCCGAGGGTTAGCCACTTGTGCGTTGCGTGGCCCACGAGCCCTTACAATTTATAAGGCCCCCGCTGCTGAAACAATTTGTTTCATCCAGTCCAGGGTTTTTCCTCTTCCGCCTCCAGCaaactaaaccctaaccctagacccggcCCGCTGGCCATGGAGACCGACGGCGAGGCCATCTCCGCCGTGCAGGACGTCGACCAGTACTACGCTGATGACGATGACTTCGACGACCTCTACAACGACGTCAACATCGGTGACGGCGACGGGTTCTTCAACTCCTCCCACCAGCCGCCGCCTCTTCCCCAGAATCCgctaccgccgccgccgccgacgcagcaGAACCAGCCCCAccagcttcctcctcctcctcctccacaacCGCAACAGCAGCCTATGGCGCCCCCCCACTCCCTCCCGCCCCCGCCACCGCTTGCCCCGCCGCTGCAGCACAAGGTCCACATCTCTGGAATGCCCGCGCCTCCACcaaccctcccgccgccgccggcgacccTCCCGCCGCCACCTCCGGTGCCATCGAGACCCGCACCGCCGCCATCTCGGCACCACCAGATCCAGCTAGGAGGAGACGCGTTCCATCACCAAGGAGGCAGCTTCGGAAACGGCGGTCCGGCCGACAGTGGTGAGGGCATGACGCTGTTCGTGGGAGACCTCCACTGGTGGACGACTGATGCGGACCTCGAGGCGGAGCTCAGCAAGTACGGATTGGTCAAGGAAGTGAGGTTCTTTGATGAAAAGGCCAGCGGGAAATCTAAGGGCTTCTGCCATGTTGATTTCTTTGACCTCGATGCCGTCTCTGCCTGCAAGAAGGGCATGAACGGGCACCTGTTTCATGGCCGTCCATGTGTTGTGGATTTCTCCTCTCCTAACGCCGCGCGTCGCATGGGCGAGTGGCAGGGGAAGAACCACCAGTCGTCTATGGCTGCGCAGACACCGCCAATGCAGACGAAGTGTGGGAGAGGGCCTGGTGGTGCCGGAGGCCCTCCGGTGGCTGGTAATCAAAGTGGTGGGCGTGTGGGAGGACCTGGTGGTGGTAATTTGGGGAGACCTGTTGGTGGGATGATGAACAGGGGCCCTGCTGGAAATATGAGAAATCGGATGGGACCAACAGGTGGCCGAGGGATCATGGGAAATGGAGGCATGGCTGCACCGCCACCTCCAATGCTGCCTCCAGGAGGGATGATGGCTCAGGGTTTTGATCCTACTTGTTATGGCCCAATGGGAAGGATGGGTGCTGGGTTTGGTGGTTTTCCCGGTGTACCAGGCTCAGGGCCTTTTCCTGGGTTGATGCAGCCATTCCCGCCGGTGGTCGCACCACATGTGAACCCTGCTTTCTTTGGAAGGGGTGGTATGGGTCCTGGCGGCGCTGGGATGTGGCCCGATCCCACCATGGGGGGTTGGGGTGCTGACGAACAAGCAAGCTATGGGGATGATGCAGCATCTGATCAACAGTATGAGGAAGGGGGACGCCGTGTGAAAGAGAGGCCACCCGAGAGGGAGTGGTCTGGTGCACCAGAGAGGAGGCGGCCAAGGGAGAACGATATGCCAGCGCAGGATTGGCCAGAGAAGAGGCACCATGATGAGCAAGGCATGGGACGAGACAGGGATCGTAACCATGACAGAGATAGGGAGAGAGATCGTGATAGGGAGAGGGAAAGGGAAAGGGATAGGCACAAGGATGACAGAGACCGCTATAATGATCATCACAGGCACAGGGAACGTGATTCTGAGCGTAATGAAGACTGGAACAGGGGAAGGTCATCTGGGATGCATAGCAGGTCGAGGGAGGCTGACCATTCTAAGCGCAGGCGCAATGACACCTGAGTACTGTAGCAGGATGAGGTACATCTAGTGGGGAAGCAACTACAAATCCAGGACATTGTTTTTTTTGCTTGGGTGCATGGTTTGGTAACCACTAGCAACTCTTACTGATTGTAGCTGTGGGGATTCTAACTGCTTTTATCTCCGGTGATCTGTTGTGATGCAAGTTACGCTGAATCTGATCTCTTCTTTGTTTTTGACTGTAATTCTTATTCAACTGCATTGTTAGGTTCTTAGGTGACATTATGCTGTAACCAGCCTCCTTGTATTAATATTCCTCATGTAACATATCCTGTACATAAATTTTGCTCTTTTATCTGTTCAATTCTTTTAATTGCTACTTGCATTCATTAAGCCAAGGGCTGCCACATAGTGTCCTTACTTAGAGCATTCCTATGTAAATTAGTATTGTAGCTATCCCCTGGTTGTAATCAGGTATCCTGTGAGCTTTTATGGACGAAATGTAAATTCCTGAATACATTTTTTTTGCATTGCAATCCGTTCTAAATTGCAGATGTTCTTGGTAGTCATTTAAGGTGTGGTTAGTTGGAAGTGCGGAGATTTTGTTGACACTCGCTTGTGTACAGGGTGTTTTGGAAAAGTAACAGTTATATTCATATTCCTGCTGAGCAAAACTATAGTTGCTTGCTTCCGCAATGTGATTCTTAATTTCATCTCTTAGGATTCACTTTTAAAACAAGATACACTAGCGTCTTCATGGATATGAACGAACGTGCTAGCATGTAGATGAAACATTCTAAAGATTGTTGTGTGAAATTGGGTTGCACCACTATGTGACACAAGGAAGTTATAGGACTGAAGCCTAATtaagatgttgtgcaagaagaTCTGGTTGCATTGCAAGACATAGTTGGTATCTTGATGCATTTTGTAATTTTATACTACCTCCGTCCAAAAATAAGTGTCTTAGCTTTGTCTGGATACGGATGTAGATCTACAAAAAGTTGGGACATTTATTTTTGGACGGAGgccggagggagtattatatttCCGAGCAAGgaaaaactacagaatagagttACCTTTATCTGAAAAATAGGATAAATTTTCTAGTACTTCTGCGTAAGTAAATTCAACATCGAGTAAAGTGTTACAGTTACTAAATTAGGCCCTTGAAAGAATATGAACATAGGGAGGGAGACTGAAGATCTTATAAAGTATTGCTATTTTTTTCTTGCTCCAGAAATCATTGGTCAACAGTTCATGATCATATAATTTTATGTCACGGCATCGGGAATTTATTCTGAACTGTAAC
It includes:
- the LOC127323764 gene encoding uncharacterized protein, translated to METDGEAISAVQDVDQYYADDDDFDDLYNDVNIGDGDGFFNSSHQPPPLPQNPLPPPPPTQQNQPHQLPPPPPPQPQQQPMAPPHSLPPPPPLAPPLQHKVHISGMPAPPPTLPPPPATLPPPPPVPSRPAPPPSRHHQIQLGGDAFHHQGGSFGNGGPADSGEGMTLFVGDLHWWTTDADLEAELSKYGLVKEVRFFDEKASGKSKGFCHVDFFDLDAVSACKKGMNGHLFHGRPCVVDFSSPNAARRMGEWQGKNHQSSMAAQTPPMQTKCGRGPGGAGGPPVAGNQSGGRVGGPGGGNLGRPVGGMMNRGPAGNMRNRMGPTGGRGIMGNGGMAAPPPPMLPPGGMMAQGFDPTCYGPMGRMGAGFGGFPGVPGSGPFPGLMQPFPPVVAPHVNPAFFGRGGMGPGGAGMWPDPTMGGWGADEQASYGDDAASDQQYEEGGRRVKERPPEREWSGAPERRRPRENDMPAQDWPEKRHHDEQGMGRDRDRNHDRDRERDRDRERERERDRHKDDRDRYNDHHRHRERDSERNEDWNRGRSSGMHSRSREADHSKRRRNDT